Genomic DNA from Enterococcus saccharolyticus subsp. saccharolyticus:
AGTTGGTGCGACGCATTAAATAATCGGCAGGCGTCAAGACGGCTTCTTCATGCAGCGCATAATTTAACGAGTAACTATCACGCACTGATAAACCGGCAATTTTTTCGTCATACTGCAAGACTTTTTCCAGATTAGAACCATATAGATTAGCTAAATGCAATGCGTCTTTTTCGTTCAATCCTTTGTCTTCTGCTAATTTCGCTAAATTTGCTAATTCTTCATCAACTTTCTGATGATTGATTCGTCCACCTGAAACTGGATAGTTTACAGAGTCAATTAAAACGAACCTTTTTTGAAAATCTCCTGCTAGAATTTCTTGAATTTTTTGTAATGCTCCTTCAGCCATTAAACGATAATCTGTAATTTTGCCGCCTGCTAGCGTGAGTAATCCATCGGCCGAACGATCTAAACTACTACCACGAGATACTTGCGAAGGATTTACCGTATTATCAATGGATACTTCGACTTCATTAATTGCTTTCTCTACTTTTTCACGAGCCGATGGATCATCCAAATACTCTTTAACAGCGCTTACAACGTCTTGGAAACTCTCTTCTGACAAGGCCCCATTATTGCCACCATTATAATCTGATCCACCATTACCGGAAATTAATGGACGCAACCCAGCCCAACTCGATTCAATATCTTGAATGGTTAATTTTGCTTCTGGAAAACGATGATTCACAATGTCTAATAAGTAAGCAACATCGCTTTGTTCCACTTTAGGATGTTTCAAGTCTCCACGATAATCCGTATCTGTTGTACCAAAATAAGTTTTTTCTTCACGAGGTACCACAAACACCATTCGGCCATCATTTTTGCCAGTATCAAAATACGTTGGTTGTGGCACATTTAATTTACTACGATCGACAACTAAATGAACACCTTTCGTTGGACGCATTTGCGGCGGTAGTTCATTTTTACTGTCCAATTGACGAACTTTATCTGACCAAGGACCTGTTGTATTGATAATCACACGGGCAGCGATTGTAAAGATTTCTCCTGTCAATAAATCTTCTACTTTTGCCCCATTCGCTTGTCCTTTTTCATCATGAACAATTTCAAGTACTTTTACTTTATTGAGCATGTACCCGCCATCTGCTTGCGCTTGTTTGATATTTTCAATCACTAAGCGTGCATCATTGTTGCGAAAATCAAGATAGACTCCTGCACCTTGTAAATTCTCTTTTTGTAATTGGGGTTCTCTAGCTAATACTTCTTCTTTACTTAAAAGATAATTCGCATATTTTGTGCCAGTAACACCTGCTAATTGATCATATAAATCCATCGCAACTTTCACTGAAAATAGATTGAAGGTTGCACCAGGTTCATCATAAATTGGTAGTAACATCGGATCTGGTTTAGGAATATGTGGCGCAATTTTTTGTACATTCGCACGTTCTTTCACCGTATCTGCAACGACTTCGACATCAAAGGTTTTTAAATAACGAATACCTCCATGAACCAATTTAGTTGAGCGTGAAGAAGTGCCTTCTGCAAAATCTTGCATTTCAACTAAGGCAGTTTTCATACCGGCAGCGGCAGCTTGAACAGCTACCCCTGCACCAGTAATTCCCCCACCAATAATCAACAAATCAACCGTGCTTGTTTTTAATTCTTGAATATTGTTACGTCTTGTTTCAAATGAAAATGTCATGTTATTGACCTTCCTTCTTTTTGCGAGGTTTAAACGTTTGTGTAGCAGCAACTGCTGCTTGCCAATTTTCATATAACTCTTCACGTTCATCATCAGCCATTTGAGGTGTAAAAATTTCGCCTTCTTTTTGCATTTCTTTTAATTCATCTAAGTCTTTCCAGAAACCAACTGCTAAACCAGCTAGATAAGCCGCACCTAAAGCTGTTGTCTCTAAATTGGCTGCACGTTGCACTTGTGTATTTAAAATATCTGCTTGGAACTGCATTAATAAATTATTTTTAGCAGCACCACCATCTACTTTTAATAATGGAATATCAATACCAGAATCTTTTTTCATGGTTTCTAAGACATCGCGTGATTGGTAAGCGACTGCTTGAAGCGTTGCACGAACAAAATCTTCTTTCGTTGTCCCACGTGTTAAGCCAAAGACTGCGCCCCGAGCATCGGAATCCCAATAGGGTGCTCCTAATCCAGTAAATGCAGGCACAACATACACATCGTTTCCACCTGTCGCTTTAGCTGCAACTTCTTCTGATTCTGGTGACGTTTCAATCATACGTAAACCATCACGCAACCATTGAATTGCAGAACCAGCTACAAATATACTTCCTTCAAGTGCGTAATAAACTTTTCCATTAATACCATAACCGATTGTTGTTAATAAATTATTTTCTGATAATTGTGGTTCTTCTCCTGTATTCATTACAATAAATGAACCTGTACCATACGTATTTTTAACCATACCTGGTTCAAATGCCATTTGGCCAAATAAAGCAGCTTGTTGGTCACCGGCCATTCCTGAAATAGGCACTTCACTGCCATAAAAATGATACCCTTTTGTATATCCGTAAATTTCTGAATTACTTTTTACTTCTGGTAACATCGCTTGAGGAATATTTAATAGTTCTAAAATTTCTTCATCCCAAGTTAAATCATGAATATTGTATAACATCGTACGACTTGCATTGGAATAATCCGTTACATGTGCCTCTCCATCCGTTAATTTCCAAACCAACCAAGAATCAATGGTTCCGAATAATAATTCGCCTTTTTCAGCGCGTTCTTGTGCACCTTCAACATGATCTAAAATCCAACGAATTTTTGTTGCTGAAAAATACGCATCGACAATTAATCCCGTTTTGGAATGAATCATTTCTTTGTAACCATCTATTACTAACTGATCAGCAATACCAGAAGATTGACGAGATTGCCAAACAATGGCATTGTGAATTGGACGACCGGTTTCTTTCTCCCATACCACAGTTGTTTCACGTTGGTTGGTAATTCCGATACCTGCTACTTCATCCGGATGAATGCCTGATTCAATGAAGGCGCCCGCAATCACCGATTGAACAGAGTTCCAAATTTCATTCGCATTATGCTCTACCCAACCAGAATTTGGGAAATGTTGTGTAAATTCTTTTTGGGAACTCCCAATATTTTTACCTTCTTTATTAAATAAAATTGCTCGTGAACTTGTTGTTCCTTGATCAATTGCCATAATGTATTTTTTCTCTTTTGTCGTCATATTTATCTGCTCCTTTGATAGCGTTTTCTTTACATTCATATCTTACCTTTTTTCCTATGTTTTATTTTGTCATCTTTTTTTCTTTTTTTAGATTTTTTGACAAAATTCAATCACAGCAAGGGTTTTTCTACAATTTACGAATCAGATTTTTTATTTCTTGAATATCATAATTGGTTCCTAACTCTGACAAACGATAATACGGTACGTTTTCATGAGATTGATTGCTAATAATTAAATCATAGTGGTGTTCAGGAATATAAACTTCCACAACCACGCCATTAATCATATTTAAATGCAACATGTACATGTTGATTGCCGCTTCTTTAAACAACGGGTCCATCTTTAAATCAATACCAATTCGAATTTCGCGATTCATTTCTACATCTAAAATAGTGACAATACTTAAATACTTTACTTCTGTCATCGCTAATAAACTATTGTCTGCCTCATCTGGAATCGCTAATGTTTCTTGCGCTAAATGCAACAATTTTTTGGTATATGCTTGAATATTTCGGCTAGATAGTTTGGCTTCGAGTTGCCAAATATTTTCTCGATCATACACTTCGACATCCCCTTGGAAAAAATACAACCGTAGATGCACTTGGGATAAATGATAATAACAATTTGCTTCCCATTCTGAACGAATTTTAGGACGAGGATACAATCGTAAAATGTTTTCTAAAATTAAGGTGTCCGCAATACTACTTGGTGTAAAACGCGAGCGTTGTAAGGAGTATTGATAGAAGTCTCGTTCATTTAAAATCGACATACTAATTAAAAAGATAAAATGCAACATAATTTCTTCTTCTCTAATTTCTACTGCATAATAACTAAAAAAGCGGTGAAAAATAGGCTTTAATTGAAGGTAAAAGCGATCTTTTTGGTAGGGTTCAAATTTCTTATAAAATGTTTGAAAAGATAATTTGGAGATTGAAATGCGATATTTTGTAATTTTCATCCATAAATTAATTCGTTGATGCGCTTCTGCAGTAAATGTTAAGCCAAATCCTCGTTCAAATTGTTCAATCAATTGTTTTTCTTTTCCTGTTAACTGTTGTGGATACTGATCTAAATACCACATTAATTGAAAATAAAAATAACGAATCTGACTCTCTTCTCCTTCAAGTTTCCCTTGCCAAATCATTAATTTGAATTCTTTTAATAAGACATTAATTTCTTTTATTTTTCGTGATAAAGATGATTCACTAATCGCTAATTCTTGGGTTAAGCGGATAAAAGCCATTTCTTTATTTTCTAATAGATGAATTAAAATTTGATATTTAGGTGCTTCTTGATACCAAGACAACTCTAATTCTCGTAAAGAAAACGCCGGTACTTTCCAAAATTGAATGCTATTTTTATCGTAAGTCAATCGGCATTGACCTTCATAACGCGCTAAATCATCCATTAATTCTTCTAAATAATTTTCGACAGATTTTTTGGAAATTTGTAATTTGTCCGTCATTTCTGTCATTGTCGTTTGACCGCCCGAAAGCAATAAGTTTTTTAAAAGACACATTTTCTTAGCTTCTTTTTTCTCTAACAATTCTTCAAATTTCATCGGCATCACGTCCTGCGAATAAGTCATTTAAAAAAGCTAACGTTGTACTATATTCTGATTGAAAAAAGAAGTCTTGTTCTAATAACGCCTCCATAGTCATTTCCTGTTGAATGGCCCAACCACAACGTTCAATAATCGGCAAGCAATTGTTTCGTGATAGTAACTGAACCCCTAACAAACGTTGCGTCTGCTTCTCAAGAATTAACTTACAATACAACATCTCTTTAGAAGTCGTGGATATAGGTAAGGTCAGATTTTTTACTTGAATCACTTGGGGATATAAAAAAGCGTCTGACTCTAATAAGCCAACACTTGCCAGATACCAATCAAATAATTTTGTGCCAATCATACGTAAGCCCCCCTGAAACTTTTTAGTGGGTTGAACCAAATTAGCAGCTACTACCATACCAGAACGCACAGCATGGTTGATTTGCGGAAGATAAATTTTCTCGTTGGTCAACGCAAAAGGGATTTGAATTAAATCACCTACTGCAAAAATATCTTTTTCTGATGTCTCTAAAAAATCATTGGTCTGAATGGTTAAATCACTATGCGTTACTAACTCGTTCATGGTTTCAGTTGGATGCACATTCACTGTCGTTAGAATTAAGTCGCTTGTTGACTCTTCTTGTGTCACGTGTGCAATTCGTTGATTTAATCGTAAATCTAAATGAGGGATTGTCGCCAGATCAGTTAAAAAAGGCGTTAAGAAGTCTTGATCAAAATACTTAAATAATGGATACTCCATAGCTTCAAAGACTTGTACCTTTTTTCCTAGCCCAATAAAAACACTTGCTGCTTCCATGCCAGCTTGTCCGGCACCAATCAAGGTAATCTCTTGTGCTTGTTCAATTTTCGGTAGCAAATAGTTTGCAGCTTGATATGTTTTATAGTGATAAATTTCCTCTTCTGCTAATTCAATTACTTTGGATTGTTGTGTCGAACCAGTTGCTAAAACTAATTTGTCATACGTGTAACTCGCACCATTTGTTTGGATTGTCTTCTTCTGACTGTCGCACGATAAAAAGACTTCGTTTAAATGCAATTGAATATCATTTTTCTCTAAAACTTCTTTTGAAATAAAGGTTGCTTCTTCTAATGATTCATAAATTCCTTGAAGATATAACAATAATCCATTTGGTAAAAAAGCAAATTGTTCATTTTTCTCAATCACAATAATTTCTGCATCTGGATGTAGCTTACGTGTTTGTAACGCACAATATACGCCCGCAAATGACGCGCCAATAATGATAACTTTCATCGATACACCTCTATTTTTTCGTGAAAAAAAAGTGTAAAACGGCAAATTTACACATTTGTTTTCACTCTTCTTTTGTCTTTAGTATAACAAAAAAACGCCCAAAAAGCGGGCGTTTTGTAGTGTTATGGATAAATACGATTCAACAAACGTGGGAATGGACTGGCTTCACGAACATGTTCGATACCTGCTAACCAAGTCACTGTTCGTTCTAATCCTAAACCAAAACCGGAATGAGGAACAGAACCATATTTACGTAAATCAAGATACCAAGAGTATTCTTCTGGATTTAATCCATGACGTTCGATTTCACCTAATAAATGATCGTAATCTACGTCACGTTCAGAACCACCAATAATTTCGCCATAACCTTCTGGCGCAATCATATCGGCACAAATGACAACATCTTCACGTGTTGGATGTGGTTTCATATAGAATGGTTTAATTGCTTTTGGATAGTTTAAGATAAAAACTGGACGGTCATATGAATTCGCGATAAACGTTTCATGTGGTGAACCGAAATCATCGCCCCATTCAATATCATCAAACCCATTTTCTTTTAATAAGTCAATTGCTTCATCATAAGAAATACGTGGGTAAGGCAATTTTGTATATTTTTCTAAAATTGCACGGTCACGCCCAAGTGTTTCTAACGCTAATTCACAATTATCTAAAACGTTTTGCACTAAAAATGCAACATATTGTTCTTGAATTTCTAAACTTTCATCTTGGTGCATGAATGCCATTTCTGGTTCCATCATCCAAAATTCGATTAAATGACGACGTGTTTTTGATTTTTCAGCACGGAAAGTTGGTCCAAACGAGAACACTTTACCAAATGCCATCGCTGCAGCTTCCATATACAGTTGTCCTGATTGAGAAAGATACGCTTTTTGATCGAAATAATTTGTTTCAAATAAATCAGTTGTTCCTTCTGGTGCAGAACCAGTTAGAATCGGTGGATCAATTTTAATAAAGTTGTGTTTGTTGAAAAATTCGTACGTTGCACGAATAATTTCGTTACGAATTTGCATAATCGCATGCTGTCTTGAAGAACGCAACCATAAATGACGGTGATCCATCAAAAATTCTGTGCCATGTTCTTTTGGTGTGATTGGGTAATCATGACTTTCGCCAATCACTTCGATGCCTTGTACACCAATTTCGTAGCCAAATTTTGAACGGCTGTCTTCACGGATTTCACCAGTCACCCAAACTGAAGTTTCTTGCGTTAAGTTTTTCGCTGTTTGGAAAATTTCTTCTCCGACTTCATTTTTTACAACAATTCCTTGAAACATTGCTGTTCCATCTCTTAGTTGTAAAAAGGCGATTTTTCCGCTTGAGCGTTTGTTCGCAATCCATGCACCGATTTTAACGGTTTCTCCGACATGTTTTTTTGCATCAATAATTTGAATTTGTTCCACGTGTGTCTCTCCATTCTATAATTAAACATTCTATGACAGTGTATTACTTTCTGCGATTTTTTTCAACAAATGCCTTGATTCGATTGACAGTTTCTTCTAAGGTTGCCCAGTCTGAGGCATAACTTAAACGGATATTTTCATTGGCACCAAAACCAGCACCGGTCACTACTGCAACATGCGCTTCATTTAATAACGCATCGGTAAATTCAGTAACATCCGTATATCCACAAAGTTCCATCGTACCTTTAACATTTGGAAACAAATAAAAGGCACCTTGAGGTTTAGCCAATTTCACACCTGGAATTTCTAACATTAACGGATACAAGCGATTTAAACGTTCCTCGAAAGCTTGACGCATTTCTTCCACAGTATCTTGTGTACCTGTTAATGCTTCTACAGCTGCATATTGACTAACCGCTGTTGGATTACTTGTTGATTGAGAAGCAATATCTGTCATCGCTTGAATCAATTCTTTGTCGCCAATCGCAAAACCAATGCGCCAGCCAGTCATTGAATAACTTTTTGAAACGCCATTGATAATCAGTGTTTGTTTGCGAATTTCTTCAGAAATCGTCGCAATCGGTGTAAACTCGTTACCATCATAGACTAAACGACCATAAATATCATCTGCTATAATTAAAAGGTCATGTGCAACGGCCCATTCACCAATTGCTTGTAATTCATCTTTTGTGTAAATCATACCAGTAGGGTTAGAAGGTGAATTTAAAATCACCGCTTTTGATTGCTCTGTGCGGACTGATTCTAATTGTGCAACAGTCACTTTAAATTGATTGTCTTCACTACCTTCAACAAAAACAGGTGTCCCATCTGCTAATTTGACTTGTTCACCATAACTTACCCAATACGGTGTAGGAATAATGACTTCATCGCCTTCATCTAAAATCGCTTGGAATAACGCATACAAAGCAAATTTAGCTCCATCTGTTACTAATGTTTGAGAAACATCATACGTTAAACCATAAAATTTTTCGATATAATCAACAATCGCTTGACGTAGTTCCGGAATACCTGCACTTGGTGTGTAGAAGCTAGCTTTTCCAGATTCAATCGCCGCAATGGCTGCTTTTTGAATATTTTTTGGTGTTGGAAAATCCGGCTCTCCTAATGTCACACTTAAGACATCAACGCCTTGGCTTTTTAATTCTTTCGCTTTTGTCGAAGCAGCTAACGTTACAGATGGTTCTAATGTTTCTGTTCTTTTTGATAATTTCATCTCATTCACCCTTTCAATTTACACCTTAAATATTTCGAATTACTTTGACTTCTTTCCCGTCTTTGAAGTCTAAAAGATAATAGTTATTCCCCTTATTACCTTTTGTCATCACTTCCCAAACAGGTTGGTCTTCAAACATACCTAGAGTCGCTTTTCGTAACGTTTCTCTTGGGTAGTCTTTAAAAATCTTCTCTTTCGCTTCGTCTTCCGTTAACCCTTCATCTTGTGCCAGTACGGTCACGTTTTCTCCTGATTTAGGAATGATGGCCACAACATCTTGTTGTTCCTGATTCTTCCCTAAGACAGAAAAATACGTATCTTCTCTAGTAAACCAATAAAAACGATCGACTTCTTCAATACTTGCATATTGTTTAGCAAGCTGAGTCGCTTCAGCTTTGGCTTGACGGATTGAACTGGTTGCACGAATGTAAGAAAGCGAAGAAAAGAGAATAATAAGCAGCAGGATAGTAATTCCTATCAACAATGCAATAATTTTTCGTTTTTCTTTTTGATCATCGGCTGTCACTTCTTTTGTTCACTTCCTTTCTTGCTAGGTCTCATTATACAAAAACTTTCGCTGAATCTGTACTATTTTCATTTAAATCTTTGGTCTTTTCTAAGAACTGAACCGTTGCCTCACGAATTTCTTCGACGGAAGCTTCTTGTAAAAGTAATTCTTTTGGTAACGCACGAGCCATTTTTTTCCCGTATTTGGTTGTCACAATCCGACGATCTAAAATAATCATCGTACCTTTATCTTCTTGAGAACGAATCAAACGCCCCAACCCTTGACGTAATTTCAACGCTGCTTTCGGAATGGTTTCTTGGATAAAAGGATTGATTCCTTGTTTTTCTAAATAGGCTTGCCGAGCTTTCACCATTGGACGCTCAGGATTTTCAAAAGGCAAACGTGTAACAATCAATAGTTGTAAAGAGTCTCCGGGTAAATCGACACCTTCCCAGAAACTATCTGCACCAAATAAAATACTATCATTGGATTGGATAAATCGTTTTAAAAGTTTTTCACGACTACCGCCCATTCCTTGCGCTAAAATTTCACGACCATTTTCTAAAAATTTCATGTGCATACGACTATACACTTTTTGTAAAATATCATGAGAAGTAAACAAAACCAACACAGGTTGCTTCGTATCTGCCAATAAAGTCGTCAGGGTGTTTGCTAAGTATTTCGCATACTCTGACGCATCGTAGTCATGAATTGCAATGCCTTTATCGAGTGTAAATAATTGGGCTTGTTTGGCATAATCATAAGTTGTTGGTATCACTTTTAATGGCGCCTCAGGAATACCTAATTTTTTCGCAAAATAACTACGATCCCCCGACACGCGTAACGTACCACCAATATACAAAATATGTTCGTAGCGCTCATACCAACGTGTATTAGGCAAAATAGCAGCATCAAAATCAATTAATTGTAATTTCACCGTTCGTTGATTACCATAAATCGATAAAAAATGAACATAATTTTCTTCCCAATTTGAAAACCAATGATCCATTAATTGATATTGACGAACCATTTCATCAAAGAAACTTAACAAATCCCCAAACAAAATGCGCTGGCGATTTAACCAAGAATGATTCATACGATGCATCAGGGTCGTTAATTGTTCTTGTAACACTAGTAACTCTTCATAATACAATAGCAAACGTTGAATATTTTTCTCACACTGGCGAGAAACAGCTTCTCGTTGGTCTTTGGTCACTATATTCTCTTCTCTAATCCCTGTTGTTTGTGACCATTCATAAAAAATATCTTCTTGTACTTCAACAATAGCTGTCAATTCATCACGATACAATTGGAATAAGCGTGATGTTTCATAATCTTGATCAACCATTAATTGAATTAAATCAAATAATTGTCCTTCGTCTTGAAATTGTCCTAACTTGCGTTGAAAAGCACTCGTATCAACAAAAAAATTAGAGACTTGTTCCATAATGTCTGGTAAATGATGGGCTTCATCAATAATTAAATAGGGACTATTTGGGATTAATTGTTGTTGTCGCTGGGTTTCTTGTGCTAACAACGCATGATTAATAATCAAAACATTGCTTTGTTTCATTTGAGCATACAAATGACGCAAGAAATCTTCTTTGTAAAGTGCTTGTGATTTCGCTAGATTCTCTACCCCACGATGCTTGATTTCTTGGAATAATAGATGATTCAGACGAACTAAATTTAGCTCATCAAAATCACCTGTGACTGTTTGCGTTAACCACACTAATATTCCCATTTGATATAACGCGTACTGTTTTTGTTGTACAGGAATATTTAACGTTGCTTTAAATCGTTGCAAATCGATATAGTGATTCTTACTCTTAACAACAGTCGCTTGAATGGGTTGCTCTAATAGTGTATTCAATAAAGGAATATCCTGATTAATCAATTGTTGCTGCAATAAAATAGACACCGTACTAATAATGACAGGCTTTTCTGGCGTAGCTAAAAAATGTGCGGGTAACAGATAACCAATTGTTTTCCCCATACCGGTGGATGCTTCAACCAATAAATCTTTTTGCTCACTGGTAGTAAAATGACGATAAATAATATTCATCAATTTACTTTGCTCTTTACGATAGGTTAATTTCTCTTGATATAACGCCATTTTTTCTTTTTTAGTCGTTGGATAGGGTTTAGCAAAATGTTGTTCTAAAAATAATTTCACTTCTTTTTTTCGTAAAGCAATCCCATCAACAATTTCCAAATTGTCTGATAATGGTTGGGGATTGTCACGCATTTCTTGCATAACAGATTGAATGTACTCGCTCGTTTGCATGCTAGTTACCGTACTTAATTGAGCAATTTTTTCCATTGTCACTAAGGGCAATGCTTTCATAATGTGTTCCATATAAACTAATAACGCAGCCGTCACTTCCGCATCACTATCTGCTTGATGAGGCGCATCATGTTCTAACCCCAGACTTTCTGCCAAATCGCCTAAACGAAAACTAACTTCCGTTGGTAAAAAGATTTGAGCTAATTCTACGGTATCAATTCCTGGAATTTTTAACGGCGGCATGCCACAACGCTCTAATTCATGATTTAAAAAATGATAATCAAAATGGATATTATGCGCCACAAAAACCGTATTTTCTAATAAGTTATAAATAATCGGGGCAACATCTTCAAAGAGCGGGGCTTTTTTCACTCGTTTATTAGAAATATGCGTCAAGTTTTGAATTTGTTTGGAAATCGGCTGCATCGGATTGATGTCGGTCGCAAATCGACTAACGATTTTATTATTTTCAACTAAGACACAACCAAATTGGATGATACGATCGCTTTTAGGATCGGTGCCTGTTGTTTCAATATCTACAATTGCATAAGTGGTCTTCATCCTCTTCCTCCTCACACATGCTCTTTGCATTATACTACAAAGATTTTTATTCGCCCACCTTTGCCCAAACAAAAAAGACCATCCGTGAAGATAATCTTTTTTGATTTTATTTTGTTTCAGGAATTAATTTATTCATGGCAACCGCAACAATCGCACTCAAAGCAATCGGTGAATCTAATAAATATTGAATGAATTGTGGCGCACTTTGTTTGACTTCAGCTGGCATAAATAATAAACCAATTGCAAAAATTAGTGGCACACCAATAATGTATAATTCACGCTCAGAGAACTCTTGGTTCTTAATCACGCGGAAACCACTTAGCATGATAATGACACATACCACAGAGAAGACACCACCAATGACAGCCGATGGAATTGCATGAATCAATGCGGATAATTTACCTAAGAAAGATAAAATAATAAACCACACCGATGCCATAACAAAGACTTTTTTACTTGCTACACCAGTGA
This window encodes:
- the glpK gene encoding glycerol kinase GlpK; translated protein: MTTKEKKYIMAIDQGTTSSRAILFNKEGKNIGSSQKEFTQHFPNSGWVEHNANEIWNSVQSVIAGAFIESGIHPDEVAGIGITNQRETTVVWEKETGRPIHNAIVWQSRQSSGIADQLVIDGYKEMIHSKTGLIVDAYFSATKIRWILDHVEGAQERAEKGELLFGTIDSWLVWKLTDGEAHVTDYSNASRTMLYNIHDLTWDEEILELLNIPQAMLPEVKSNSEIYGYTKGYHFYGSEVPISGMAGDQQAALFGQMAFEPGMVKNTYGTGSFIVMNTGEEPQLSENNLLTTIGYGINGKVYYALEGSIFVAGSAIQWLRDGLRMIETSPESEEVAAKATGGNDVYVVPAFTGLGAPYWDSDARGAVFGLTRGTTKEDFVRATLQAVAYQSRDVLETMKKDSGIDIPLLKVDGGAAKNNLLMQFQADILNTQVQRAANLETTALGAAYLAGLAVGFWKDLDELKEMQKEGEIFTPQMADDEREELYENWQAAVAATQTFKPRKKKEGQ
- a CDS encoding helix-turn-helix domain-containing protein — translated: MKFEELLEKKEAKKMCLLKNLLLSGGQTTMTEMTDKLQISKKSVENYLEELMDDLARYEGQCRLTYDKNSIQFWKVPAFSLRELELSWYQEAPKYQILIHLLENKEMAFIRLTQELAISESSLSRKIKEINVLLKEFKLMIWQGKLEGEESQIRYFYFQLMWYLDQYPQQLTGKEKQLIEQFERGFGLTFTAEAHQRINLWMKITKYRISISKLSFQTFYKKFEPYQKDRFYLQLKPIFHRFFSYYAVEIREEEIMLHFIFLISMSILNERDFYQYSLQRSRFTPSSIADTLILENILRLYPRPKIRSEWEANCYYHLSQVHLRLYFFQGDVEVYDRENIWQLEAKLSSRNIQAYTKKLLHLAQETLAIPDEADNSLLAMTEVKYLSIVTILDVEMNREIRIGIDLKMDPLFKEAAINMYMLHLNMINGVVVEVYIPEHHYDLIISNQSHENVPYYRLSELGTNYDIQEIKNLIRKL
- the glpO gene encoding type 1 glycerol-3-phosphate oxidase, with the translated sequence MTFSFETRRNNIQELKTSTVDLLIIGGGITGAGVAVQAAAAGMKTALVEMQDFAEGTSSRSTKLVHGGIRYLKTFDVEVVADTVKERANVQKIAPHIPKPDPMLLPIYDEPGATFNLFSVKVAMDLYDQLAGVTGTKYANYLLSKEEVLAREPQLQKENLQGAGVYLDFRNNDARLVIENIKQAQADGGYMLNKVKVLEIVHDEKGQANGAKVEDLLTGEIFTIAARVIINTTGPWSDKVRQLDSKNELPPQMRPTKGVHLVVDRSKLNVPQPTYFDTGKNDGRMVFVVPREEKTYFGTTDTDYRGDLKHPKVEQSDVAYLLDIVNHRFPEAKLTIQDIESSWAGLRPLISGNGGSDYNGGNNGALSEESFQDVVSAVKEYLDDPSAREKVEKAINEVEVSIDNTVNPSQVSRGSSLDRSADGLLTLAGGKITDYRLMAEGALQKIQEILAGDFQKRFVLIDSVNYPVSGGRINHQKVDEELANLAKLAEDKGLNEKDALHLANLYGSNLEKVLQYDEKIAGLSVRDSYSLNYALHEEAVLTPADYLMRRTNFILFIRDEVDAMKEPVINKMQAFFGWTDEETEKQRAELEAVIAESDLKQLKEELGQ
- a CDS encoding pyridoxal phosphate-dependent aminotransferase; translation: MKLSKRTETLEPSVTLAASTKAKELKSQGVDVLSVTLGEPDFPTPKNIQKAAIAAIESGKASFYTPSAGIPELRQAIVDYIEKFYGLTYDVSQTLVTDGAKFALYALFQAILDEGDEVIIPTPYWVSYGEQVKLADGTPVFVEGSEDNQFKVTVAQLESVRTEQSKAVILNSPSNPTGMIYTKDELQAIGEWAVAHDLLIIADDIYGRLVYDGNEFTPIATISEEIRKQTLIINGVSKSYSMTGWRIGFAIGDKELIQAMTDIASQSTSNPTAVSQYAAVEALTGTQDTVEEMRQAFEERLNRLYPLMLEIPGVKLAKPQGAFYLFPNVKGTMELCGYTDVTEFTDALLNEAHVAVVTGAGFGANENIRLSYASDWATLEETVNRIKAFVEKNRRK
- a CDS encoding DUF5590 domain-containing protein; its protein translation is MTADDQKEKRKIIALLIGITILLLIILFSSLSYIRATSSIRQAKAEATQLAKQYASIEEVDRFYWFTREDTYFSVLGKNQEQQDVVAIIPKSGENVTVLAQDEGLTEDEAKEKIFKDYPRETLRKATLGMFEDQPVWEVMTKGNKGNNYYLLDFKDGKEVKVIRNI
- a CDS encoding FAD-dependent oxidoreductase, with protein sequence MKVIIIGASFAGVYCALQTRKLHPDAEIIVIEKNEQFAFLPNGLLLYLQGIYESLEEATFISKEVLEKNDIQLHLNEVFLSCDSQKKTIQTNGASYTYDKLVLATGSTQQSKVIELAEEEIYHYKTYQAANYLLPKIEQAQEITLIGAGQAGMEAASVFIGLGKKVQVFEAMEYPLFKYFDQDFLTPFLTDLATIPHLDLRLNQRIAHVTQEESTSDLILTTVNVHPTETMNELVTHSDLTIQTNDFLETSEKDIFAVGDLIQIPFALTNEKIYLPQINHAVRSGMVVAANLVQPTKKFQGGLRMIGTKLFDWYLASVGLLESDAFLYPQVIQVKNLTLPISTTSKEMLYCKLILEKQTQRLLGVQLLSRNNCLPIIERCGWAIQQEMTMEALLEQDFFFQSEYSTTLAFLNDLFAGRDADEI
- the asnS gene encoding asparagine--tRNA ligase, with translation MEQIQIIDAKKHVGETVKIGAWIANKRSSGKIAFLQLRDGTAMFQGIVVKNEVGEEIFQTAKNLTQETSVWVTGEIREDSRSKFGYEIGVQGIEVIGESHDYPITPKEHGTEFLMDHRHLWLRSSRQHAIMQIRNEIIRATYEFFNKHNFIKIDPPILTGSAPEGTTDLFETNYFDQKAYLSQSGQLYMEAAAMAFGKVFSFGPTFRAEKSKTRRHLIEFWMMEPEMAFMHQDESLEIQEQYVAFLVQNVLDNCELALETLGRDRAILEKYTKLPYPRISYDEAIDLLKENGFDDIEWGDDFGSPHETFIANSYDRPVFILNYPKAIKPFYMKPHPTREDVVICADMIAPEGYGEIIGGSERDVDYDHLLGEIERHGLNPEEYSWYLDLRKYGSVPHSGFGLGLERTVTWLAGIEHVREASPFPRLLNRIYP